In a genomic window of Seriola aureovittata isolate HTS-2021-v1 ecotype China chromosome 11, ASM2101889v1, whole genome shotgun sequence:
- the LOC130177982 gene encoding probable G-protein coupled receptor 82, whose translation MDYTPYSPPPDNCSFSSGFSLCSTAATSIFLPSAYALLFLTALPGNTLSLWVFLRCISTTSPTHVYLSHLSISNLLLSLTTPFLAAYYAWGSVWTLSGVLCQLVLHGITPMLHINIYISLMILTWVALSRFAALIQRTHASRPSVCKTLLPHGFFTRLSRASFASRVCATVWVLAVGACVPVAVYYSVNEAMSAKAAAPGGDGEAEGGGSAEVCYNPEVEIGGPLSAAFCAIAIFMFFFFYLLVLLSYMTVLRHIRRSRRNTVIATSQGLLGRVFRNIVVIQVVLSVCLLPYHIFKPVFISLALHHHQRTNPAAYNIWSPCHPLSTFVEVKNCLLLLAALRGSTDPAMYFLLDKTFRRQTLVLLESSRSSPGSRAAGSPGQRAEQLGDGNTATATADLSHESVL comes from the exons ATGGATTACACACCGTACTCTCCTCCTCCAGATAactgctccttctcctctggTTTCTCCCTCTGTTCCACTGCCGCCACGAGCATCTTCCTCCCCTCCGCCTACgcactcctcttcctcaccgCTCTCCCGGGCAACACGCTTTCCTTGTGGGTGTTCCTGCGCTGCATCTCCACCACCTCCCCAACCCACGTTTATCTGTCCCACCTGAGCATCTCCAACCTGCTGCTGTCCCTCACCACGCCCTTCCTCGCCGCCTACTACGCCTGGGGCTCGGTGTGGACGCTGAGCGGCGTCCTGTGTCAGCTGGTCCTGCACGGCATCACGCCGATGCTCCACATCAACATCTACATTAGCCTCATGATCCTCACCTGGGTGGCCCTCAGCCGCTTCGCAGCCCTCATCCAGCGAACTCACGCCTCCAGGCCCAGCGTCTGCAAAACGCTGCTGCCGCACGGCTTCTTCACCCGCCTCAGCAGGGCCTCGTTTGCCAGCAGGGTGTGTGCCACGGTGTGGGTGTTGGCAGTGGGCGCCTGCGTGCCAGTGGCGGTTTACTACTCAGTGAATGAAGCTATGAGTGCGAAGGCTGCTGCACCCGGCGGGGACGGAGAGGCGGAGGGAGGTGGAAGTGCGGAGGTGTGCTACAACCCTGAGGTGGAGATAGGAGGCCCTCTGTCTGCGGCTTTCTGTGCGATTGCTATTttcatgttcttcttcttctacctgCTGGTGCTGCTCTCCTACATGACGGTGCTGAGGCACATCAGACGCTCACGCCGCAACACCGTCATCGCCACCTCCCAGGGGCTGCTGGGTAGGGTGTTCCGAAACATCGTGGTCATCCAG gttgTTCTCTCAGTTTGTCTGCTGCCGTATCACATCTTCAAACCCGTCTTCATCTCTCTGGCCCTTCACCACCATCAGCGGACAAATCCAGCTGCCTACAACATCTGGAGCCCCTGTCATCCTCTCTCCACCTTCGTCGAG GTGAAGAACTGTCTGCTTCTTCTGGCTGCACTGAGAGGATCCACTGACCCTGCCATGTACTTCCTGTTAGACAAGACCTTCCGTCGACAAACGCTTGTACTTTTAGAAAGCAGCCGCAGCAGCCCTGGAAGCCGAGCGGCAGGAAGTCCCGGTCAGAGGGCGGAACAGCTGGGGGACGGGAACACGGCTACAGCTACTGCGGACTTAAGTCATGAAAGTGTTTTGTAG
- the LOC130177983 gene encoding probable G-protein coupled receptor 34 produces MTKTSFTTPATSTLQPPHASFSLLATKISDMNLTATPDPWCAEHNALHIPFAVLYSVIFVLGLVGNLVALWVFFYIHSKKNSVRVFLINVAFADLLLVVCLPFRILYHSHGDVWNLNPTLCKVVGNVFYMNMYMSITLLGLISVDRYLKMHRGSGTRHRLQSTRWSRALCAVVWILASALTLTYMISKNNRGEQNRCFHYRQLLNEKWKAYINIFLLVLFWLVFISLVVSYGKIAHRLLRTSQEKPDLPNTARYIRTAKKSFFILFLFTVCFVPYHMVRVFYIKTQITETSCYWRDVADKANEVSLLFSALNSCLDPVMYFLLSSSVRKEVLRLMSNLLCVRDLTVGSGSSSTNEGDGRTGKTDRGQTNRVFTSNVKETESADIGSNLDCEGSLKQ; encoded by the exons ATGACAAAAACCTCCTTCACTACACCTGCCACGTCCACCCTCCAGCCCCCGCACGCCTCCTTTTCCCTCCTCGCCACAAAGATCAGCGACATGAACTTGACCGCGACCCCCGACCCCTGGTGTGCGGAACATAACGCGCTGCATATCCCGTTCGCGGTGCTCTACTCCGTGATCTTCGTCCTGGGTCTGGTCGGGAACCTGGTCGCTCTGTGGGTCTTCTTCTACATCCACTCCAAGAAGAACTCCGTGCGGGTGTTCCTCATTAACGTGGCGTTTGCAGACttgctgctggtggtgtgtCTGCCCTTCAGGATTCTCTACCACAGCCACGGTGACGTGTGGAATCTGAATCCAACCTTGTGTAAAGTGGTGGGGAACGTCTTCTACATGAACATGTACATGAGCATCACGCTGCTGGGGCTGATCAGCGTCGATCGCTACCTGAAGATGCACCGAGGTTCAGGGACGCGGCACAGACTCCAGTCCACCAGGTGGAGCCGCGCCCTCTGCGCTGTCGTCTGGATCTTGGCGTCCGCCTTGACTTTGACGTATATGATATCAAAGAAtaacagaggagagcagaacAG GTGTTTCCACTACAGGCAGCTCCTCAATGAGAAGTGGAAAGCCTACATCAACATCTTTCTGCTGGTGCTCTTCTGGCTCGTGTTCATCTCTCTGGTTGTGTCTTACGGAAAGATCGCCCACCGGCTTCTGAGAACATCTCAAGAGAAACCAGACCTGCCCAACACGGCCCGCTACATCAGGACCGCCAAGAAGtccttcttcatcctcttcctcttcaccgTCTGCTTCGTGCCCTATCACATGGTCCGGGTCTTCTACATAAAGACTCAGATCACAGAGACATCCTGCTACTGGAGGGATGTGGCCGACAAAGCCAACGAGGtgtctttgctgttttctgcCCTCAACAGCTGCCTGGATCCGGTGATGTACTTCCTGTTGTCCTCCTCGGTGAGGAAGGAGGTGCTGCGTTTGATGAGcaacctgctgtgtgtgagagatctCACCGTAGGAAGCGGGAGCAGCTCCACCAATGAGGGGGACGGCAGGACCGGGAAAACCGACAGAGGACAGACGAACCGCGTCTTCACCTCCAATGTGAAGGAGACGGAGTCGGCAGATATTGGATCCAACCTGGACTGCGAGGGTTCTCTGAAACAGTGA